From Leptospira kirschneri serovar Cynopteri str. 3522 CT, one genomic window encodes:
- a CDS encoding amidase: protein MSQPIPEYTYYDAMGLAALVRKKSVHPIELVESAIQRIETINPGLNAVITRFYEEAKKISKSKLPDGLFKGVPILVKDMVHAIRGAPLTCGSKAFRNYISPDDSEFVKRLRKTGTIFLGQTNVPEFALMGITEPKLYGPTRNPWNLERTPGGSSGGSAAAVASGMVPVATASDGGGSIRIPAGYCGLFGLKPTRGRTPVGPNFGRFWQGASVDHVLSRSVRDSAAFLDALCGIEKSGAFSFEEPRTNYLSETKKSTGKLRIAFSTQSPIGTEVHPDCVESVIQTAKLLHSLGHKVEEKDAPIDGKAIGRSFIMMYFGEVAAQLKNLETILGRKVRMRDVEPVTWILGLLGRTISAGEFVLNLQEWDKAALVMETFHETYDVYLTPTTAMPPSKIGELEPKLGEKIAMQIVGHLGLGKTLLISGLVDELVEKSLSRTPFTQLANLTGQPSVSIPLSQTSDRLPLGLLFTAARRREDILFRLGSQLEKAVPWSNHK, encoded by the coding sequence ATGTCTCAACCTATTCCGGAATATACATATTACGACGCTATGGGACTGGCTGCTTTGGTCCGAAAAAAATCAGTTCATCCCATTGAACTAGTCGAATCTGCCATCCAAAGAATTGAAACCATAAATCCCGGACTCAATGCAGTAATTACCCGTTTTTACGAAGAAGCAAAAAAAATTTCAAAGTCTAAACTTCCGGACGGTCTTTTTAAAGGAGTTCCGATTCTTGTAAAAGATATGGTTCACGCAATTAGAGGCGCTCCTTTGACCTGCGGTTCTAAAGCGTTTCGAAATTATATTTCGCCCGATGATTCTGAATTTGTAAAAAGGCTTCGTAAAACAGGAACTATTTTTTTAGGACAAACGAACGTTCCCGAATTTGCTCTTATGGGAATCACAGAACCTAAGTTATACGGTCCGACCCGAAATCCTTGGAACCTAGAAAGAACTCCGGGTGGTTCTTCCGGCGGATCTGCGGCTGCGGTCGCTTCCGGAATGGTTCCGGTTGCAACCGCTTCTGACGGTGGGGGATCGATCCGAATTCCCGCTGGTTACTGTGGTTTGTTCGGTTTGAAACCTACTCGAGGAAGAACTCCGGTAGGTCCTAATTTTGGTAGATTTTGGCAGGGTGCTTCCGTGGATCATGTCCTTTCTAGATCCGTGAGAGATAGCGCGGCTTTTTTAGATGCGTTATGCGGAATTGAAAAGTCGGGAGCTTTTTCTTTTGAGGAACCGAGAACGAATTATCTTTCTGAGACTAAAAAATCTACTGGCAAACTCAGGATCGCTTTTTCCACTCAATCTCCGATCGGAACCGAGGTACATCCGGATTGTGTGGAATCCGTCATTCAAACAGCAAAACTACTGCATTCTCTCGGTCATAAGGTAGAAGAAAAAGACGCACCTATCGACGGTAAGGCGATCGGAAGATCTTTTATCATGATGTATTTCGGTGAAGTTGCTGCCCAGTTAAAGAACTTAGAAACGATACTCGGACGTAAGGTTAGAATGAGAGACGTTGAACCTGTTACTTGGATTTTAGGTCTTTTAGGTAGAACTATTTCTGCGGGTGAGTTTGTTCTTAATTTACAAGAATGGGATAAGGCCGCTCTTGTAATGGAAACCTTTCACGAAACCTACGACGTTTATTTAACTCCTACGACTGCCATGCCTCCTTCTAAAATAGGTGAATTAGAACCTAAGTTAGGCGAAAAGATAGCGATGCAAATAGTTGGTCATCTTGGTTTAGGAAAAACTTTACTTATTTCCGGGCTTGTGGATGAACTCGTGGAAAAAAGTCTTTCTAGAACTCCATTTACTCAACTCGCTAATCTTACAGGTCAACCTTCTGTTTCAATTCCTCTGAGTCAGACGAGTGATCGACTTCCCTTAGGTCTTCTATTTACTGCGGCTAGAAGAAGAGAAGATATTTTATTTCGTCTCGGTTCTCAATTGGAAAAAGCGGTTCCTTGGTCGAATCATAAATGA
- a CDS encoding Gfo/Idh/MocA family protein: MIPVLLIGLGRIASLLEKDSFRNHPCTHAGAIFSTWGRKKFFLIGAIDPSEERRNTFCKDWNIPKEACFPDFKSWAESFLFNLNRKDFSFISQERYKNLESNRKNIKFVSQTDWEVPVADFKNTNFVHSSRKKKDRDLTNRPNYQNSARIQKNVDVSEPKKMETFQEKGLQKQVPITKDYFQNNNEFIKNLFLKNKKSFELTSCLVIIATPSETHYELTKTAIDFGFRRLLVEKPVCHSLPLARKLAKLCKKTKTSLWVNHERRYHPLYIQVRKWIQEKTFGPVRTIRASVLTSARDPGRAILDKTGPLFHDGTHAVDLLIWYLGMPDRVVSVLRSYPHSTVEEQALAFMTYPQGETVFLEAGGMRNYFQFELDIQTENARFLVGNDEVRFWKSKPSRKYKGFKSLTPVSISEKSSAGSNPFLNLYDSIFRYLSGKPSSITGDIEENLQILTLLDTIRRKAEKRILEV; the protein is encoded by the coding sequence ATGATTCCAGTTTTACTCATAGGTCTTGGAAGAATTGCATCTCTTTTAGAAAAGGATTCTTTCAGAAATCATCCCTGCACACACGCGGGTGCAATTTTTTCCACTTGGGGAAGAAAAAAATTCTTTCTGATAGGAGCGATCGATCCTTCGGAAGAAAGAAGAAATACTTTTTGCAAAGATTGGAATATTCCAAAAGAAGCATGTTTTCCCGATTTTAAAAGTTGGGCTGAGAGTTTTCTTTTTAATCTAAATAGAAAAGATTTTTCTTTTATATCTCAGGAGAGATATAAAAATTTAGAATCGAATCGAAAGAACATAAAATTTGTCAGTCAAACAGACTGGGAAGTTCCAGTCGCCGATTTTAAAAATACAAACTTTGTTCATTCGTCTCGTAAAAAAAAAGATAGGGATTTAACAAATCGACCGAATTACCAAAATAGTGCGCGTATCCAAAAGAACGTAGATGTATCGGAACCGAAAAAAATGGAAACTTTCCAAGAGAAAGGATTACAAAAACAAGTTCCGATTACGAAAGACTACTTTCAAAACAACAATGAATTTATAAAAAACTTATTTCTCAAGAATAAGAAATCATTCGAACTTACTTCCTGTCTTGTTATCATCGCTACACCTTCTGAAACACACTACGAACTTACAAAGACGGCGATCGATTTTGGATTCAGGCGTTTGTTGGTGGAAAAACCGGTTTGTCATTCTCTTCCTCTTGCGCGCAAACTTGCAAAACTTTGTAAAAAAACAAAAACGAGTCTATGGGTAAATCATGAAAGAAGGTATCATCCGCTTTATATCCAGGTTCGTAAATGGATCCAAGAAAAAACGTTCGGTCCGGTAAGAACCATACGCGCCTCTGTTCTTACTTCCGCTAGAGATCCAGGCCGTGCGATTTTAGATAAGACCGGTCCTCTTTTTCATGACGGAACTCATGCGGTGGATCTTTTGATTTGGTATCTGGGAATGCCGGATCGAGTTGTTTCTGTTTTAAGATCTTATCCTCATTCTACCGTAGAAGAGCAAGCTTTAGCGTTTATGACTTATCCCCAGGGAGAGACCGTATTTTTAGAAGCGGGAGGAATGAGAAATTATTTTCAATTCGAGCTGGATATTCAAACAGAGAACGCCCGTTTTTTAGTTGGGAATGACGAGGTTCGTTTTTGGAAATCCAAACCTTCCCGAAAATACAAAGGATTTAAAAGTTTGACTCCGGTTTCAATTTCCGAAAAATCTTCCGCAGGCTCAAATCCGTTTCTTAATTTATACGATTCTATTTTCCGGTATTTGTCTGGAAAACCTTCTTCGATTACAGGAGATATAGAAGAGAATCTTCAAATTCTCACACTGTTGGATACGATACGGAGAAAAGCCGAAAAAAGAATTCTAGAGGTTTAG
- a CDS encoding ABC1 kinase family protein, whose amino-acid sequence MLVTGTSEPQETLSYKLHSSSWRFWNANSFVWKKIWSIFWFFKLGKFFFPSYRDTGAHERFFRTLGEDCRNFFLSMGGVYIKLGQYLGNLSHIFPDSFTESLQDLQDRVPPHPFSEIEERFRSEFGKEIMKVFPDISNVPEASASTAQVHVASIGGQKVAVKVLYPGIETLIANDLKNIRSFLKRINRYLFHFEYKKIHDEITRLVTRETDLKLEADSYDRMRQFFVEEPDYIFPKVIRQFSGKSVLVTEFIEGVKITRAIPVLKGQAKSRPVELLVRAYVLMIFQYRFYHADPHPGNLIYTPEEKLCFLDFGAVGEINSGGVYALKKIFLCAIAKDYWGVVDGLEEMGALSASADRDKLEEVVRYSLEKLGRFIADTDYFRNLSLGQIHTREDRLFLKEINSSLKEIFRMIQIPENFIFLERVLGLLVGITSILDPYRTVLDYGEKPFRTVASGKEGGLEFLLLNEDKNLLGNTLSIPGEFYKVLQNINRGKQGIQLREVERHTRKMYILGHQILYSGFLIAGIHFGNDYLEKGMEIQSWGFFTSSVIFGFILIYSFWKNKLKKKGTSL is encoded by the coding sequence ATGCTCGTAACCGGAACAAGCGAACCTCAGGAAACTCTATCCTATAAGTTACACAGTAGTTCCTGGAGATTTTGGAACGCTAATTCTTTTGTCTGGAAAAAAATTTGGAGTATATTCTGGTTTTTTAAATTAGGAAAATTTTTTTTTCCTTCTTATAGAGATACGGGCGCTCACGAAAGATTTTTTAGAACGTTAGGCGAAGATTGTCGTAATTTCTTTTTATCTATGGGCGGGGTTTATATCAAACTCGGTCAATACTTAGGGAACCTTTCTCATATTTTTCCGGATTCGTTTACGGAATCTTTGCAGGATCTTCAAGACAGGGTTCCACCTCATCCGTTTTCGGAAATAGAAGAAAGGTTTCGGTCCGAGTTTGGAAAAGAAATCATGAAAGTTTTTCCGGATATCTCCAACGTTCCGGAAGCAAGCGCTTCCACGGCTCAGGTTCACGTGGCCTCGATCGGAGGTCAAAAAGTTGCGGTTAAAGTTTTGTATCCAGGAATTGAAACGTTGATCGCAAACGATCTCAAAAACATTCGTTCTTTTTTAAAAAGAATCAATCGTTATCTATTTCATTTCGAATATAAGAAAATTCACGATGAGATTACTCGTCTGGTTACAAGAGAAACGGATCTGAAACTGGAAGCGGATTCTTATGATAGGATGAGACAATTTTTTGTAGAAGAGCCGGATTATATCTTTCCAAAAGTCATTCGTCAATTTTCTGGAAAAAGTGTTCTAGTGACTGAATTTATAGAAGGAGTCAAGATCACAAGAGCGATCCCGGTATTGAAAGGTCAGGCAAAGTCTAGACCAGTGGAACTTTTAGTCCGCGCTTATGTTTTGATGATCTTTCAATATCGTTTTTATCATGCGGATCCTCATCCTGGAAATCTAATCTACACACCGGAAGAGAAACTTTGTTTTTTAGATTTCGGAGCTGTGGGCGAGATCAATTCTGGAGGAGTGTATGCACTTAAAAAAATCTTTCTATGCGCGATTGCCAAAGATTACTGGGGGGTAGTGGACGGTTTGGAAGAAATGGGGGCCTTGTCTGCTTCTGCGGATAGAGATAAATTAGAAGAAGTGGTTCGTTATTCTTTGGAGAAATTGGGAAGATTTATAGCGGATACGGATTACTTTCGAAATCTTTCTCTGGGTCAAATTCACACTCGAGAAGATCGACTTTTTTTAAAAGAGATCAATTCTAGTTTGAAAGAAATTTTTAGAATGATTCAGATTCCAGAAAATTTCATTTTCTTAGAACGTGTCCTGGGTTTATTGGTAGGGATTACTTCGATTTTGGATCCTTATAGAACCGTTTTAGACTACGGAGAAAAACCGTTCCGGACCGTCGCCTCCGGAAAAGAAGGCGGACTGGAGTTTCTTTTGTTAAACGAAGATAAAAATCTTTTAGGTAATACACTTTCCATTCCGGGAGAATTTTATAAAGTACTCCAGAACATCAATCGAGGAAAACAGGGGATTCAACTCCGGGAAGTCGAAAGACACACTCGGAAGATGTACATTCTGGGACATCAGATTTTATATTCCGGATTCTTGATTGCAGGAATTCATTTTGGAAATGACTATCTCGAAAAAGGAATGGAAATTCAAAGTTGGGGATTTTTTACGTCTTCTGTGATTTTTGGATTTATACTTATCTATTCATTTTGGAAAAATAAACTTAAAAAGAAAGGAACCTCTTTGTGA
- a CDS encoding lipoprotein signal peptidase encodes MKYFEKRFLDVYRPIYLGVIFLGIVLDLVTKFLVILYFQPHRYLEILGSFFRMTLTFNTGFVFGAFQDNAIPSLIATGIAIVFLIGYRWKNHDLGNPWGWNLVMAGAFGNFLDKFFVKIPGTGFRFGFQPNMGEYIGVVDFLDFDWPDFLLFSRWPAFNVADSCVTIGLTILIFTMKLEEGK; translated from the coding sequence GTGAAATATTTTGAAAAAAGATTTTTAGACGTCTATCGCCCTATCTACTTGGGAGTTATTTTTTTAGGAATCGTATTGGATCTTGTGACTAAGTTTTTAGTCATTCTTTACTTTCAACCTCATCGTTATCTGGAAATACTCGGAAGTTTTTTTAGAATGACTCTTACGTTTAACACCGGTTTTGTGTTCGGTGCGTTTCAGGACAACGCGATTCCTTCTTTGATCGCTACCGGAATTGCGATCGTGTTTCTGATCGGTTATAGATGGAAAAATCACGATTTAGGAAATCCCTGGGGATGGAACTTAGTGATGGCAGGAGCGTTTGGAAATTTCCTGGATAAATTTTTCGTAAAAATCCCGGGAACAGGATTTCGTTTCGGTTTTCAACCCAACATGGGAGAATACATAGGAGTCGTAGACTTTTTGGATTTTGATTGGCCGGATTTTCTTTTGTTTTCTAGATGGCCTGCGTTTAACGTAGCCGATTCTTGTGTCACGATTGGTCTTACGATTTTGATTTTTACGATGAAACTAGAAGAGGGGAAATAA
- a CDS encoding cyclic nucleotide-binding domain-containing protein — translation MKALDLPIWKKLFLRKEASNQEIIRFLRETSVFGRMKKRTLIEIARMIHVREYQEGETVFRQGEVGAGFYLVYEGSVVIRSVRDGIELDLAHLDRHAFFGELSLFTEERRTASAIALEKTTLLGFFQPDLKEIIETKPRIGIEILMSLSTVIVERLHRTNGLLEKAYFRGKQKNA, via the coding sequence TTGAAGGCTCTTGATCTTCCCATCTGGAAAAAATTATTCCTTCGTAAAGAAGCGAGTAATCAGGAGATCATTCGATTTTTAAGGGAAACTTCCGTTTTCGGAAGGATGAAAAAAAGAACCTTAATCGAAATCGCCAGGATGATTCACGTTCGAGAATATCAAGAAGGAGAAACCGTGTTTAGACAGGGGGAAGTAGGAGCCGGTTTTTATTTAGTTTATGAAGGTTCGGTAGTGATTCGTTCCGTTCGAGATGGAATCGAATTGGATCTTGCTCATTTAGATAGACACGCGTTTTTTGGAGAACTTTCTCTTTTTACGGAAGAAAGAAGAACTGCCAGTGCGATCGCTCTTGAAAAGACGACTCTGCTTGGATTTTTTCAACCGGATCTTAAAGAAATTATAGAAACAAAACCTAGGATCGGAATCGAGATTTTGATGAGTTTATCGACCGTGATCGTGGAAAGATTACATAGAACCAACGGACTTTTGGAAAAGGCATACTTCCGAGGAAAACAAAAGAATGCGTGA
- a CDS encoding AI-2E family transporter, with protein MREGERRELSEYFIRTSFFLIVVFTIVVFLWGLHLLAIPIVMALLIFYAFNGTINNLESLGVPRILSIAILMFAISVPIYFFINSIAPPIVSTLNPLLKNWKQDLDDAKFKYLTVTVNLQFNEFPSSWNETIRPDELIKKIAELMHEQVKAFVSYIPTLIGYLIITPLFAFLFLLNGNGMYKSLISLIPNRYFEMTLMVTYKINEQLTNYLKSLMIQGAIICVVSGIGFYFIGLPYFYIFGLFLGVANSVPYLGPIMGAIPPLFFALVIGGDGTTELLTSILIVVAIAQMIDNFLIQPIVISGSVSLHPIVVVGAVTVGGAALGLVGMLIAVPIAAILKVTIQTLYSSMKDHNLL; from the coding sequence ATGCGTGAAGGGGAAAGAAGGGAACTTTCCGAATATTTTATTCGAACTAGTTTTTTTCTGATCGTTGTTTTTACGATCGTTGTTTTTCTTTGGGGGCTTCATTTACTTGCGATTCCGATTGTAATGGCCCTTCTTATTTTTTATGCCTTTAACGGAACGATCAATAACTTGGAAAGTTTAGGAGTTCCTAGGATTCTTTCCATTGCGATTTTAATGTTCGCAATTAGTGTTCCGATTTATTTTTTCATCAATTCGATTGCTCCTCCGATCGTTTCTACTTTAAATCCTCTTTTGAAAAATTGGAAACAGGATCTGGACGATGCTAAGTTCAAGTATTTAACCGTAACCGTCAATTTGCAGTTTAACGAGTTTCCATCAAGTTGGAACGAAACGATTCGTCCGGACGAACTCATTAAAAAAATCGCGGAACTGATGCATGAACAAGTGAAGGCATTTGTATCTTATATTCCGACTTTGATCGGTTATTTGATCATTACACCTTTGTTTGCTTTTTTGTTTTTACTCAACGGAAACGGAATGTATAAAAGTTTAATTTCTTTGATTCCGAATCGTTATTTTGAAATGACTTTGATGGTTACGTATAAGATCAACGAACAACTTACAAATTATCTCAAAAGTTTAATGATTCAAGGCGCGATCATTTGTGTGGTTTCCGGTATTGGATTTTATTTTATAGGACTTCCTTATTTTTATATATTTGGTTTGTTTTTAGGAGTTGCTAATTCGGTTCCCTATCTTGGTCCGATTATGGGCGCGATTCCTCCTTTGTTTTTTGCTCTTGTGATCGGTGGGGACGGAACTACGGAACTTTTGACTTCGATTTTGATCGTGGTAGCGATCGCGCAGATGATAGATAATTTTCTGATTCAACCGATCGTAATTTCTGGTTCTGTTTCTCTACATCCGATTGTGGTAGTTGGCGCGGTTACAGTGGGCGGTGCGGCTTTAGGACTTGTAGGAATGTTGATTGCGGTTCCGATCGCGGCGATTTTAAAAGTTACAATTCAAACCTTATACAGCTCTATGAAAGATCATAATTTACTTTGA
- a CDS encoding DMT family transporter — MDFMEVSESKWKPFLGTCIVLTGAIFFSAKAIFVKLVYRYDIDSITALTLRMLFAIPFFAWIAFRSKNTKTSVDLTKKDWGLIFILGFLGFYLASLFDFIGLEYISAGLERLTLFVYPTIVLIIGSFLFKRKIKKAEVFAIFLTYSGILVAFIGDIQTEGPNATKGVLFVLASAISYSLYLVGSESLIPKLGSVRFTSYLMLISGLIVVIHFFIVRNPTNLIQPPNIYLYGLALGILTTVIPAYLTTEGIRMIGSGRAAIIGSTGPISTILLAWIFLEEPITSSGIAGTILVLTGVLWIGRKKTDLKNS; from the coding sequence ATGGATTTTATGGAAGTCTCTGAATCCAAATGGAAGCCATTTTTAGGAACCTGTATTGTACTAACGGGTGCGATTTTTTTTTCCGCAAAAGCGATCTTTGTTAAATTGGTCTATCGATACGATATTGATTCTATTACCGCGCTTACATTGAGAATGTTATTTGCGATTCCTTTTTTTGCCTGGATCGCCTTTCGTTCTAAAAACACAAAAACCTCTGTAGATCTCACAAAAAAAGATTGGGGATTGATTTTCATTTTAGGTTTTTTAGGATTTTATCTAGCGAGTCTATTTGACTTTATAGGTTTGGAATATATCTCCGCTGGTTTGGAAAGACTTACGTTATTTGTATATCCCACGATCGTTTTGATCATCGGTTCTTTTTTATTCAAAAGAAAAATCAAAAAAGCAGAAGTGTTCGCGATCTTTCTCACGTATTCTGGAATCTTAGTCGCATTTATAGGAGACATTCAAACCGAAGGACCAAATGCCACCAAGGGAGTTTTGTTTGTACTTGCATCTGCAATTTCTTATTCTTTATATTTAGTAGGAAGCGAATCTTTGATTCCAAAACTAGGTTCGGTTCGATTTACCTCCTATCTCATGCTTATTTCCGGTTTGATTGTAGTGATCCATTTTTTTATTGTTCGCAATCCAACAAATCTAATTCAACCGCCTAACATCTACTTATATGGATTAGCTCTGGGAATTTTAACTACTGTAATTCCTGCTTATCTGACTACGGAAGGAATTAGAATGATAGGCTCAGGACGAGCGGCGATCATAGGTTCAACAGGACCAATTTCTACAATTTTACTCGCGTGGATTTTTTTAGAAGAACCAATCACTTCTTCCGGAATCGCAGGTACAATTTTAGTTCTAACTGGAGTTCTTTGGATCGGTAGAAAAAAAACGGACTTGAAAAACAGTTAA
- a CDS encoding bile acid:sodium symporter family protein — protein sequence MESNLLTTVFLPIALGIIMLGMGMSLTVEDFKRIFVLPKAVITGLILQLFLLPLTGWLIANVFKLPSELSVGLMLLAICPGGATSNLITHLAKGDVALSITLTAITSCITVLSIPFLLNLSMHHFLGSGQMIELDIPQTILQIFMITVLPVSIGMILNSKKPELSRKFEKTVKVLSGIFLVLIILGAIVRERQNIIPYFIQVGPASLALNLITMFLGYLGATLMKVTHPQRTSITIEVGIQNGTLGITIASAILNNPTMAVPSAIYSLIMFATGAIFSVWTNKSSNPT from the coding sequence ATGGAATCCAATTTGCTAACAACAGTATTTCTTCCTATCGCGTTAGGTATCATCATGCTCGGAATGGGTATGAGTCTTACGGTAGAAGACTTCAAAAGAATTTTTGTACTTCCTAAAGCTGTTATCACCGGGCTCATTTTACAGCTATTCCTTTTGCCATTGACTGGATGGTTGATCGCGAACGTCTTTAAACTTCCGAGTGAACTATCAGTAGGGCTTATGCTACTTGCAATTTGTCCCGGAGGAGCCACTTCCAACCTGATCACCCACTTAGCCAAAGGAGACGTGGCACTTTCTATAACGTTAACCGCGATCACTAGTTGTATCACGGTTCTTTCGATTCCGTTTCTACTCAATCTATCCATGCACCATTTTTTAGGGTCTGGACAAATGATCGAACTAGATATTCCTCAAACTATATTACAAATTTTTATGATTACCGTGTTACCTGTATCAATCGGAATGATTTTAAACTCTAAAAAACCAGAACTCTCCCGTAAGTTCGAAAAGACCGTAAAAGTTCTTTCTGGAATTTTTTTAGTACTGATCATCTTAGGTGCAATCGTTCGTGAAAGACAAAACATAATTCCCTATTTTATCCAAGTTGGTCCGGCTTCTTTAGCTTTGAATCTGATTACAATGTTCTTAGGTTATCTGGGAGCAACACTAATGAAAGTCACTCATCCACAAAGAACTTCGATTACAATAGAAGTGGGAATTCAAAACGGAACCTTAGGAATCACAATCGCAAGTGCAATATTGAACAACCCTACAATGGCGGTTCCGTCCGCGATTTACAGCTTGATCATGTTCGCCACGGGAGCGATTTTTTCCGTTTGGACAAATAAAAGTTCCAATCCAACATAA
- a CDS encoding lysophospholipid acyltransferase family protein yields MEENSDSHKDEKQSFKRRFLIWLIPFLVVNLQRLIGLTSRRINIGDESIRKIRKEKKPYILSGWHTNVLYSPYLNRNERMAILISESKDGDFINQVVHRFGNYSIRGSSSKGGPKALKALIVHLKKKFPAAITPDGPRGPALVVQPGLIAAAQVSQVPIVSFHYECTRQWIAERSWDKHRIPKPFTTFVVSYGEPIYIPRNLDEKGFEEARLMVEKAMLENRQKSIDKAEELRKK; encoded by the coding sequence ATGGAAGAAAATTCTGACTCTCATAAAGACGAAAAACAATCTTTTAAAAGAAGGTTCTTAATTTGGTTGATTCCGTTTCTTGTGGTCAATTTACAAAGATTGATCGGGTTGACTTCTCGTAGAATCAATATTGGAGACGAAAGCATTCGTAAAATCCGCAAAGAAAAAAAGCCTTACATACTTTCTGGTTGGCATACGAATGTTTTATATTCTCCTTATCTAAATCGAAATGAGAGGATGGCGATTCTTATTTCGGAATCCAAAGACGGAGACTTCATCAATCAAGTCGTTCATAGATTTGGTAACTATAGTATTCGAGGAAGTTCTTCCAAAGGAGGTCCTAAGGCTTTAAAGGCACTGATCGTTCATCTTAAAAAAAAATTTCCTGCGGCGATTACTCCCGATGGCCCTAGAGGCCCCGCGCTTGTAGTGCAGCCTGGTTTGATTGCTGCGGCTCAGGTTTCTCAAGTCCCTATCGTTTCATTTCATTACGAATGTACTCGTCAATGGATTGCCGAAAGATCCTGGGATAAACATAGGATTCCGAAGCCGTTTACTACTTTTGTTGTGTCTTACGGAGAACCGATTTATATTCCTAGAAATTTAGACGAAAAAGGTTTTGAAGAAGCCAGATTGATGGTGGAAAAGGCCATGTTGGAAAACCGTCAGAAAAGTATAGACAAGGCGGAAGAATTAAGGAAAAAATAA